Proteins co-encoded in one Candidatus Hydrogenedentota bacterium genomic window:
- a CDS encoding TolC family protein: MRTFTLKGPLRAVAMCAVVPALASCAHYAPRYTPDSVAPPPSLEAVPVKARPPEPAPAPPEAPPPDETFTLDAVIRMALARNRELEVRSFDPEITRTAVDEARATFDPALSATVKYGEQNTPGVDTQTGGGTTTTSGAQGGDNFTEALQAAQTLVSQLRQLATAYSGDTVMVNHANYTNADATLSQPLPTGTTLTLSGGFARSNSSALDEPEYSGTWNIGLVQSLLRGFGTDVNLVSLRRSRNNDAIGGLAFRDAALQLVERVISKYWELALAQQTLEIRRFSLGLAEEQLRLNEALVSVGKLAGSARVSAQAEVAAQRAVLVDAEAGLATRSLEFRRLINPGTAFPEDGEFPEIAVPEPEKEPFPPERSVALARAFRPDLAQARLDVANGDLAVVETKNGLLPRLDAFASYGVNSRGAGTGAWARHLDDTTYEAFEAGLNFSMTLGRRAEKARHLRAKLQTGQAEAALRNLEQLAETEVRAALVEAGRQFAQLAASRQEVMQREKELAVETEEFRLGRSTNLNVLQVQRDLVQAKLAEASARAGYYQARAGLHRAEGTLLTRHGIVLDTDREHTS, translated from the coding sequence ATGAGGACATTCACATTGAAAGGGCCGCTCCGGGCCGTCGCCATGTGCGCCGTTGTGCCGGCGCTGGCGTCCTGCGCCCATTACGCGCCCCGGTACACACCGGACAGCGTGGCGCCGCCCCCGTCGCTGGAGGCGGTCCCGGTAAAGGCGAGGCCGCCGGAGCCGGCCCCCGCCCCCCCGGAGGCTCCGCCGCCGGACGAGACCTTCACGCTGGACGCGGTGATACGGATGGCGCTGGCGAGAAACCGGGAACTTGAGGTCCGTTCTTTTGACCCGGAAATCACGCGCACGGCGGTTGACGAGGCCCGCGCCACGTTCGATCCGGCGCTTTCGGCGACGGTGAAATACGGCGAGCAGAACACGCCGGGCGTGGACACCCAGACCGGCGGCGGAACCACGACCACAAGCGGCGCGCAGGGCGGGGACAACTTCACGGAGGCGCTCCAGGCGGCGCAAACCCTCGTCAGCCAGCTCCGGCAACTGGCCACGGCCTATTCCGGCGACACGGTGATGGTGAACCATGCCAATTACACCAACGCCGACGCGACCCTGTCCCAGCCGCTGCCCACGGGCACCACCCTGACCCTTTCGGGCGGATTTGCCCGGAGCAACTCCTCCGCCCTCGACGAGCCGGAGTATTCGGGCACCTGGAACATCGGCCTGGTCCAGTCCCTGCTTCGGGGCTTCGGGACCGATGTGAACCTGGTGTCCCTGCGCAGGTCGCGGAACAACGACGCCATTGGCGGCCTGGCCTTCCGGGACGCCGCCCTGCAACTGGTGGAGCGGGTCATCTCGAAGTATTGGGAACTGGCGCTGGCGCAGCAGACTCTGGAGATACGCCGCTTCTCGCTGGGCCTTGCGGAGGAGCAGCTCCGGCTGAACGAGGCGCTGGTGTCGGTGGGCAAGCTGGCCGGGAGCGCGCGGGTGTCGGCGCAGGCGGAGGTGGCCGCGCAGCGGGCGGTGCTGGTGGACGCCGAGGCGGGTCTGGCGACGCGGTCCCTGGAGTTCCGGCGGCTAATCAACCCCGGCACGGCATTCCCGGAGGACGGGGAATTTCCGGAGATTGCGGTGCCGGAGCCGGAGAAGGAACCTTTCCCGCCAGAACGGTCGGTCGCCCTTGCGCGGGCGTTCCGCCCGGACCTCGCCCAGGCGCGGCTGGATGTGGCCAATGGCGACCTGGCGGTGGTCGAGACGAAAAACGGCCTGCTCCCCCGGCTGGACGCCTTCGCGTCCTACGGGGTGAACAGCCGGGGCGCGGGCACGGGCGCGTGGGCGCGCCATCTGGACGACACGACCTATGAGGCTTTCGAGGCGGGGCTGAACTTCAGCATGACCCTGGGCCGCCGCGCCGAGAAGGCGCGCCACCTGCGCGCAAAACTTCAAACGGGGCAGGCGGAGGCCGCCCTGCGCAACCTGGAGCAGCTCGCGGAGACGGAGGTGCGCGCCGCCCTCGTCGAGGCGGGGCGCCAGTTCGCCCAGCTTGCCGCGTCGCGGCAGGAGGTGATGCAGCGCGAAAAGGAGCTGGCCGTCGAGACCGAGGAGTTCCGCCTGGGCCGCTCCACCAACCTTAACGTCCTGCAGGTCCAGCGGGACCTGGTGCAGGCGAAATTGGCCGAAGCCTCGGCGCGGGCGGGGTATTACCAAGCGCGGGCCGGACTGCACCGCGCCGAGGGCACCCTGCTCACCCGCCATGGAATCGTCCTTGACACGGACCGGGAGCACACATCATGA
- a CDS encoding glycosyltransferase family 39 protein: MHIQNEQGKTPWRVCALCVFWLLVGVYWAAFGLNCLKYTGRYSPDSVIYINAAEVFLKTGRVSHSFYELHEAMKLDRVPPIPMTVWNPLYPVLIAAFSLAMTPAAAALAVSVLCQGLFLIAAFLLVRRLAGGGAALLGTAALLHFSPLILVAVRAWSETTALASLAACLLLLPGARPPGGRAAALAAGIMGGLAFLARLALVPVAPVGVLVIMRRGRPRESLLNAGLFSGAFLLLAGPVLVRRHLNAPPPVAPGGLLQVVSDTAGAVWSGLIPEGWFVRLFYALLCVVFLALFLRRLRSGDGGIIKALSRRSLILPLWALAYLAFLIYTCSRMYIDSVGARLALPATFALLLFLVILVHALARPPFWLCAAAALLLVGHAAVSEARTLRSVLPANIAPAHEIALRRDNWESMQWLHEHAGPGDLIIAEDGLDLPLFLGPVKVLYFLGNDERVVSQEAFWGYLDRHRGEYRRVFLVIKPAKQPGETGAGRDPSGMRRIAAGLEAAARLKDGEVFELRGEEPGR, translated from the coding sequence ATGCATATCCAAAACGAACAGGGCAAGACTCCGTGGCGCGTGTGCGCGTTGTGCGTGTTTTGGCTCCTCGTGGGGGTGTACTGGGCCGCTTTCGGGCTGAACTGCCTGAAGTACACGGGCAGGTACTCCCCCGACAGCGTCATCTACATCAACGCCGCCGAGGTGTTTTTGAAGACGGGCCGCGTCAGCCATTCGTTCTATGAACTTCACGAGGCCATGAAACTCGACCGTGTCCCCCCCATTCCCATGACCGTGTGGAATCCGCTCTATCCGGTGCTCATCGCCGCGTTTTCCCTGGCCATGACACCGGCCGCGGCCGCATTGGCGGTGTCGGTCCTGTGCCAGGGCCTTTTTCTGATCGCCGCGTTTCTCCTCGTGCGGCGGCTGGCCGGGGGCGGCGCGGCCCTGCTGGGCACGGCGGCCCTGCTCCATTTCAGCCCCCTCATCTTGGTCGCCGTCCGCGCATGGAGCGAGACCACCGCGCTGGCGTCTCTGGCGGCGTGCCTGCTGCTGCTGCCTGGGGCGCGCCCGCCGGGGGGAAGGGCCGCCGCATTGGCTGCGGGGATTATGGGCGGCCTCGCCTTCCTGGCGCGCCTCGCCCTGGTCCCGGTCGCGCCGGTGGGCGTCCTCGTGATAATGCGGCGCGGCCGCCCCAGGGAAAGCCTCCTCAATGCCGGGCTTTTTTCCGGCGCCTTCCTGCTTCTGGCCGGGCCTGTTCTGGTCCGCAGGCACCTGAACGCACCGCCGCCGGTCGCGCCGGGCGGCCTGCTCCAGGTTGTCAGTGACACGGCGGGTGCGGTGTGGTCGGGGCTCATTCCCGAAGGCTGGTTTGTGCGGCTGTTTTATGCGCTGCTGTGCGTCGTTTTTCTTGCGCTCTTCCTCCGCAGGCTCCGCTCCGGGGACGGCGGCATTATAAAAGCCCTTTCCCGCCGCTCCCTCATCCTGCCCCTCTGGGCGCTGGCCTACCTGGCGTTCCTGATATACACCTGCTCTCGCATGTACATAGACAGCGTGGGCGCGCGCCTTGCGCTGCCGGCCACCTTCGCGCTGCTGCTCTTCCTGGTCATCCTTGTCCACGCGCTGGCACGTCCCCCCTTCTGGTTGTGCGCGGCCGCGGCCCTGCTGCTGGTTGGGCACGCGGCGGTGTCCGAGGCGCGAACCTTGCGGTCGGTTCTCCCGGCAAACATAGCGCCCGCGCACGAAATCGCCCTGAGGCGGGACAACTGGGAAAGCATGCAATGGCTGCATGAGCACGCCGGGCCCGGAGACCTGATCATCGCCGAGGACGGGCTGGACCTGCCCCTCTTTCTCGGTCCCGTCAAGGTGCTGTATTTCCTGGGCAACGATGAGCGGGTTGTTTCACAGGAGGCGTTTTGGGGGTATCTTGACCGACACCGGGGGGAGTATCGGCGCGTGTTTCTCGTGATAAAACCGGCCAAACAGCCGGGCGAAACGGGCGCCGGACGGGACCCCTCGGGCATGCGGCGCATCGCCGCCGGATTGGAGGCCGCCGCGCGCCTCAAGGACGGCGAGGTGTTTGAACTGCGCGGGGAAGAGCCGGGGCGCTGA
- a CDS encoding sigma-54-dependent Fis family transcriptional regulator produces the protein MDKLTEKTVLVVDDDPGQRGLIEAFLLGQGFRVETAKSGAEAQARLAEGRPGMLISDVRMPGMTGLELLERVTKTHPGLPMLLVTAYPEIRDAVGAMRNGALDYLEKPIDLDELLAMVRRSLAPDSAARDQARDLPPLPPGVVAQSAAMQAVLRECALAAPSEARLLVTGESGAGKEVVADIIHQWSTRAEGPLVKVNCAAIPENLLESELFGHEKGAFTGAHARRLGRFEEADGGTLLLDEIGEMSPALQAKLLRVTQDGTFNRVGSNAEQRVNVRILAATNRDLEREVAEGRFREDLYYRLNVMEIAVPPLRARRADIVPMALRFAEAHSSGKARFSPGALAAMEAHDWPGNVRELRNAMERAALLARGGVILAEHLPARVQQAAAAARPEPAEEAPPTGGQMEDIERAAILRALREHRFNRSETARALGISRRTLTYRLREYRDQGYTVDPE, from the coding sequence ATGGATAAACTGACGGAGAAAACGGTGCTGGTGGTGGACGACGACCCCGGCCAGCGCGGCCTCATCGAGGCCTTCCTGCTGGGGCAGGGTTTCCGCGTGGAGACCGCGAAGTCCGGCGCGGAGGCCCAGGCGCGGCTGGCGGAGGGACGCCCCGGCATGCTCATCTCCGACGTGCGCATGCCCGGCATGACCGGTTTGGAACTGCTGGAGCGGGTCACCAAGACGCATCCCGGCCTGCCCATGCTTCTGGTCACGGCCTACCCCGAAATCCGCGACGCCGTCGGCGCCATGCGCAACGGCGCGCTGGACTATCTGGAAAAGCCGATAGACCTGGACGAGCTGCTGGCCATGGTGCGCCGCTCCCTCGCCCCGGACAGCGCCGCGCGGGACCAGGCGCGGGACCTGCCCCCCCTGCCGCCCGGTGTTGTCGCGCAAAGCGCCGCCATGCAGGCGGTGCTGCGTGAGTGCGCCCTGGCGGCGCCCTCCGAGGCGCGGCTGCTCGTCACCGGCGAGAGCGGCGCGGGCAAGGAGGTCGTGGCCGACATCATCCACCAGTGGAGCACCCGCGCGGAAGGTCCCCTGGTGAAGGTGAACTGCGCCGCAATCCCCGAGAACCTGCTGGAAAGCGAGCTCTTCGGCCACGAGAAGGGCGCCTTCACCGGCGCGCACGCCCGGCGGCTGGGCCGTTTCGAGGAGGCCGACGGCGGCACCCTGCTCCTCGACGAAATCGGCGAGATGTCCCCGGCACTCCAGGCGAAACTGCTCCGGGTCACCCAGGACGGCACCTTTAACCGGGTCGGATCGAACGCCGAACAGCGGGTGAACGTGCGCATTCTCGCCGCAACAAACCGTGACCTCGAGCGGGAGGTGGCGGAGGGCCGGTTCCGCGAGGACCTGTACTACCGGCTCAACGTCATGGAAATCGCCGTGCCGCCCCTGCGCGCGCGCCGCGCCGACATCGTGCCCATGGCCCTGCGTTTCGCCGAAGCCCACAGTTCCGGCAAGGCCCGCTTCTCCCCCGGCGCCCTGGCCGCCATGGAGGCCCACGACTGGCCCGGCAACGTGCGCGAGCTCCGCAACGCCATGGAGCGCGCCGCGCTGCTGGCGCGCGGCGGGGTCATCCTCGCCGAGCACCTGCCCGCCCGCGTGCAGCAGGCCGCCGCCGCAGCGCGGCCCGAGCCCGCGGAGGAAGCGCCGCCAACGGGCGGCCAGATGGAGGACATCGAGCGCGCCGCCATCCTCCGCGCCCTGCGCGAACACAGGTTCAACCGCAGCGAGACCGCCCGCGCCCTCGGCATCAGCCGCCGCACCCTCACCTACCGCCTCCGCGAATACCGCGATCAGGGCTACACCGTGGACCCCGAGTAG